The following proteins come from a genomic window of Pseudochaenichthys georgianus chromosome 17, fPseGeo1.2, whole genome shotgun sequence:
- the LOC139435620 gene encoding uncharacterized protein isoform X2 — MIKVQMLPSLKKQQLTVEEIFALFEKTIVEYEKELSLSKEENKRLQKLLDAVLQPQLRIHRAALSLHELQLTTPPCKGGTSFMLRCPAAGGG, encoded by the exons ATGATTAAAGTCCAAATGCTGCCGTCGTTAAAGAAGCAGCAACTCACTGttgaagagatatttgctctgtttgaaaaaACGATAGTAGAGTACGAGAAGGAGCTgtctctttccaaagaggagaacaagagactccagaaactactggacgctgttttacagcctcagcttcggatacacagagcag CCCTGTCTTtgcatgagctgcagctgaccacgcccccctgcaaaggaggcaCGAGCTTCATGTTACg atgtccagctgctggtggtggttaa
- the LOC139435620 gene encoding zinc finger protein 79-like isoform X1 has product MIKVQMLPSLKKQQLTVEEIFALFEKTIVEYEKELSLSKEENKRLQKLLDAVLQPQLRIHRADVQLLVVVKEEPLPGQQEWSTSLDQEDPMPPPHIKQEQEELRISQEGEQLQELEEADITKSTFTPDPVKSEDDKEKPQSSQPHQRQTEHMETEADGDDCRGPEPARNSDPESSLQPKTEDDTEESSEPDTGDSSEPDTEDSSEPDTEDSADWKDTREPASGSNSLKNRNESVSDPQRSAENKPFSCSVCKKGFSNRGNLKAHMRIHTGENIFSCSVCTKSFTHNGTLKEHMRIHTGEKPFSCSVCTKPFTHNGSLKEHMRIHTGEKPFSCSVCTTCFVHRGSLKEHMGVHTGEKPFSCSVCNKSFVHRGSLKEHMRVHTGEKPFSCSVCKKYFARKRCVKRHMRVHTGEEK; this is encoded by the exons ATGATTAAAGTCCAAATGCTGCCGTCGTTAAAGAAGCAGCAACTCACTGttgaagagatatttgctctgtttgaaaaaACGATAGTAGAGTACGAGAAGGAGCTgtctctttccaaagaggagaacaagagactccagaaactactggacgctgttttacagcctcagcttcggatacacagagcag atgtccagctgctggtggtggttaaagaagagcctCTCCCTGGccagcaggagtggagcaccagtctagaccaggaggacccaatgccccccccacacattaagcaggaacaggaggaactcaggatcagtcaggagggagagcagcttcaggagctggaggaggctgatatcaccaagtccactttcactcctgaccctgtgaagagtgaagatgataaagagaaacctcagtcctcacagcctcatcaaagacaaactgaacacatggaaacagaagctgatggagatgactgtcgaggaccagaaccagccaggaactcagatccagagagcagtttacaaccaaagactgaggacgACACTGAAGagtcttctgaacctgacactggagactcttctgaacctgacactgaagactcttctgaacctgacactgaagacagtgctgattggaaagacaccagagaacctgcatcaggctcaaactcactgaaaaatagaaatgaatctgtcagtgatccacaacgtagtgctgaaaataaaccattcagctgctcagtctgtaagaaaggttTTTCCAATAGGGGAAatttaaaggcacacatgagaatccacacaggagagaacatctttagctgctcagtctgtaccAAATCTTTTACACATAATGGAactttaaaggaacacatgagaatccacacaggagagaaaccctttAGCTGCTCAGTTTGTACCAAACCTTTTACACATAATGgaagtttaaaggaacacatgagaatccacacaggagagaaaccctttAGCTGCTCAGTTTGTACCACATGTTTTGTGCATAGAGgaagtttaaaggaacacatgggagtccacacaggagagaaaccattcagctgctcagtctgtaacaaATCTTTTGTGCATAGAGGgagtttaaaggaacacatgagagtccacacaggagagaaaccattcagctgctcagtctgtaagaaatatTTTGCAAGGAAAAGATGTGTAAAacgacacatgagagtccacacaggagaggaaaaatag